A genomic window from Rhizobium sp. EC-SD404 includes:
- a CDS encoding heme ABC transporter ATP-binding protein — protein MSFIAKGVSAVLGSRRVLQDVDFEAKPGDVTAIVGPNGSGKTTCLKALSGELRVDGHISVDGTDIRSLKPWQLAERRAVLQQATTMAFPFRVYEVVQLGLSRAIAGDSSDGAHRRIDQALTMVGLNGFGDRLYQELSGGEQQRVHLARVLCQVWEPVKNGSACYLFLDEPVASLDIRHQISIMQVARDYARRGGGVIAVMHDLNLTAMFADRVALFRAGRVAAFGPPADVFTDTMVHHVFDVPLAVSRLPTDDVPFVLPQSCGAFTPRRQ, from the coding sequence ATGAGCTTCATCGCGAAAGGTGTGTCGGCAGTGCTCGGGTCGCGCCGCGTCCTGCAGGACGTCGATTTCGAGGCGAAGCCCGGAGACGTCACGGCCATCGTCGGCCCGAACGGATCGGGCAAGACCACGTGTTTAAAAGCACTCTCGGGCGAGCTTCGCGTCGACGGTCATATCTCGGTGGATGGGACTGACATCAGAAGCTTGAAGCCCTGGCAGCTGGCGGAACGGCGCGCCGTCCTGCAGCAGGCGACCACCATGGCCTTTCCCTTCAGAGTATATGAAGTCGTTCAACTCGGCCTGTCCCGTGCAATTGCTGGAGACTCATCGGACGGCGCTCACAGACGGATCGATCAAGCCTTGACCATGGTGGGGCTAAACGGCTTTGGCGATCGGTTGTATCAGGAGCTTTCCGGTGGCGAACAGCAGCGGGTCCATCTGGCACGTGTGCTGTGCCAGGTTTGGGAACCGGTGAAGAACGGCAGCGCCTGCTATCTCTTTCTCGATGAACCGGTCGCCAGCCTCGACATTCGCCATCAGATTTCGATCATGCAGGTTGCGAGAGACTATGCGCGGCGCGGCGGCGGCGTTATTGCGGTGATGCACGATCTCAATCTGACCGCCATGTTCGCCGATCGCGTGGCTCTGTTTCGCGCCGGACGCGTCGCCGCTTTCGGGCCGCCTGCCGACGTTTTTACCGACACGATGGTGCACCACGTATTCGACGTTCCGCTGGCTGTCAGCCGATTGCCGACCGACGACGTGCCTTTCGTCCTGCCGCAAAGCTGCGGCGCGTTCACGCCACGGCGCCAATGA
- a CDS encoding iron ABC transporter permease, which yields MSIGGLIGHSAAHSRRAAMLKGDRRHLARRTIAGLALLLICVCTISLTSGASTVSPGDLLRSLVGSEALSARDRIIVIDIRLPRMVLGVLIGAALAVSGAVMQGLFRNPLADPGLVGVSAGAGLGAIAMIVLGGTMLAPIAVVFGLFALPVAAFIGGLLTTLVLYRIATRNGRTSVATMLLAGIVLGALAGAISGVLIFVADDTQLRDLTFWGLGSLAGATWMKIATAGPIIAAALIAVPFVARGLNALSLGEAAAHQLGFAVQRMKLIAIVSVAAAVGASVAVSGGIGFIGIVVPHLLRLAIGPDHRYLLPASALLGASLLLLADAVARTIVAPAELPIGIVTALFGAPFFLWILLRRRGVVDL from the coding sequence ATGAGCATCGGCGGTCTCATCGGCCACTCGGCTGCGCATTCCAGGCGCGCCGCGATGCTGAAGGGCGATCGAAGACATCTTGCCCGTCGCACGATCGCGGGCCTCGCGTTGCTTCTTATCTGCGTCTGCACGATCAGTTTGACGTCGGGGGCCTCGACCGTCTCGCCCGGAGATCTGCTGCGCAGCCTTGTCGGATCGGAAGCGCTGTCGGCGCGCGATCGCATCATCGTCATCGACATTCGATTGCCGCGCATGGTGCTCGGTGTCCTGATCGGCGCGGCGCTCGCGGTCTCGGGTGCCGTCATGCAGGGTCTTTTTCGCAATCCCCTGGCGGACCCGGGCCTCGTCGGCGTTTCCGCCGGCGCAGGGCTCGGGGCGATTGCGATGATCGTGCTTGGCGGCACCATGCTTGCGCCCATCGCGGTCGTCTTCGGCCTTTTTGCCTTGCCGGTCGCGGCTTTCATCGGCGGACTTTTGACCACGTTGGTGCTCTATCGCATCGCCACGCGCAACGGACGGACCTCGGTCGCCACCATGCTTCTCGCGGGCATCGTTCTTGGCGCATTGGCCGGCGCAATATCCGGGGTCCTGATCTTTGTCGCCGACGACACGCAACTGCGCGACCTCACGTTCTGGGGGCTCGGGTCCTTGGCCGGCGCGACCTGGATGAAGATCGCCACGGCCGGCCCGATCATCGCCGCGGCTTTGATCGCAGTGCCGTTCGTCGCGCGTGGTTTGAACGCGCTGTCGCTCGGAGAAGCGGCGGCCCATCAGCTCGGCTTTGCGGTGCAACGGATGAAGCTCATCGCGATCGTCAGCGTTGCCGCAGCCGTCGGCGCGTCGGTCGCCGTCTCGGGCGGCATCGGGTTCATCGGCATCGTCGTGCCGCACCTCCTGCGCCTCGCCATCGGGCCCGACCATCGTTACCTGCTGCCCGCCTCGGCGCTTCTCGGCGCATCCCTGCTGCTGCTCGCAGACGCCGTCGCGCGCACGATCGTGGCGCCCGCCGAACTGCCGATCGGCATCGTGACGGCGCTCTTCGGCGCGCCCTTCTTTCTCTGGATCCTGCTTCGCCGTCGCGGCGTCGTCGATCTGTGA
- a CDS encoding ABC transporter substrate-binding protein — protein MRSRRTFAVRSLGSLALIAMTVASTSSVSAQEPAQRVLTIGGSLTEIVYALGEENRLVGRDQTSQYPAEARSLPDVGYMRALSPEGVLSIDPDLIIALEGAGPREAMEVIETASVPIVTVPERYDAKGVIAKIEAVGAALGVPEKASELAERVSDELEASATVIGSAEDPATILFILSLEGGRIMASGTGTAADGMIVMAGGKNAIAAFACYKQLTDEAIIEAAPDVILLMDRGGATHDPAVDEIAAHPALSATPAAQSSRIIRMDGSYLLGFGPRTAEAMTELSRALYPPADAAAQ, from the coding sequence ATGAGGAGCCGACGCACATTCGCTGTCCGATCGCTCGGCTCTCTGGCGTTGATCGCCATGACGGTCGCCTCTACCAGCTCGGTCTCGGCGCAGGAACCTGCCCAGCGCGTGCTCACGATCGGCGGCTCGTTGACGGAGATCGTTTACGCGCTTGGCGAGGAGAATCGGCTGGTCGGGCGTGATCAGACGAGCCAGTACCCGGCGGAGGCCCGGTCACTGCCGGACGTCGGCTACATGCGAGCGCTCTCCCCGGAAGGCGTTCTCTCGATCGATCCGGATCTCATCATCGCGCTGGAAGGCGCCGGACCGCGCGAAGCGATGGAGGTGATCGAAACCGCCAGCGTTCCGATCGTGACGGTCCCGGAGCGCTACGATGCCAAGGGCGTCATCGCCAAGATCGAGGCGGTCGGCGCTGCGCTCGGTGTGCCGGAAAAAGCTTCGGAACTGGCAGAGCGCGTAAGTGACGAGCTTGAAGCTTCGGCGACTGTCATCGGTTCTGCGGAAGATCCGGCCACCATTTTGTTCATCCTGAGCCTCGAGGGCGGGCGCATCATGGCATCCGGCACCGGTACGGCGGCGGATGGCATGATCGTCATGGCCGGCGGCAAGAATGCGATCGCTGCCTTTGCCTGCTACAAGCAATTGACCGACGAAGCGATCATCGAAGCCGCACCCGATGTCATCCTTCTGATGGATCGCGGAGGGGCGACACACGATCCGGCCGTCGATGAAATCGCGGCACATCCCGCACTTTCGGCAACGCCGGCGGCCCAGTCTAGCCGTATCATCCGCATGGACGGTTCCTACCTGCTCGGCTTCGGTCCGCGTACGGCGGAAGCGATGACCGAACTCAGCCGGGCGCTCTACCCGCCTGCGGATGCAGCAGCGCAATGA
- a CDS encoding ChuX/HutX family heme-like substrate-binding protein — MSAVSKPSAEAIRQARVANPSMRERDLAHQLGISEAEFVAAWCGEGVRRIEQNVGLLLAGIGAVGEVMALTRNEDAVHEKIGVYENMQSGAANAIVLGKDIDLRIFPKQWSHGFAVEKRDGADVKRSLQFFDAGGDAVHKIHLRPASDVAAYEALVDTLERDGDEPIAIVPRVPQERQPRAVGADAVRERWSAMTDPHQFFGLLRTLKLERLDAVDMVGPDFAWPLEGDALQAMFDGAVAQEIPIMCFVGNRGCIQIHSGPIKTVKPMGPWINVMDPTFHLHLRADRVCQLWAVRKPTKEGHVTSLEAYDARGELIIQFFGKRHEGEDERRDWRQLVEAIPRLQQSIVA, encoded by the coding sequence ATGAGTGCAGTTTCAAAACCGTCGGCAGAGGCCATTCGTCAGGCACGCGTCGCCAACCCCAGCATGCGGGAGCGCGATCTCGCGCATCAGCTCGGCATCTCCGAAGCGGAGTTCGTGGCAGCCTGGTGCGGAGAGGGCGTGCGCCGCATCGAGCAAAATGTCGGGCTGCTGCTCGCGGGCATAGGGGCGGTGGGCGAGGTCATGGCGCTGACGCGCAACGAAGACGCGGTCCACGAAAAGATCGGCGTTTATGAAAACATGCAGTCAGGGGCAGCGAACGCGATCGTTCTCGGCAAGGACATCGACCTGCGCATCTTTCCGAAACAGTGGTCGCACGGTTTCGCCGTCGAAAAGCGCGATGGGGCGGACGTGAAGCGCAGCCTGCAGTTCTTCGACGCAGGGGGAGATGCCGTCCACAAGATCCATCTTCGGCCGGCTTCGGACGTCGCCGCCTACGAAGCGCTAGTCGACACCCTGGAACGCGATGGAGACGAGCCGATCGCGATCGTTCCGCGTGTTCCGCAGGAGCGCCAGCCACGTGCTGTCGGCGCCGACGCCGTGCGCGAGCGCTGGAGCGCCATGACCGATCCGCATCAGTTCTTCGGGCTTTTGCGAACGTTGAAGCTCGAGCGTCTCGATGCCGTCGACATGGTCGGGCCGGATTTCGCCTGGCCGCTGGAAGGCGATGCTTTGCAGGCGATGTTCGATGGCGCGGTGGCGCAGGAAATCCCGATCATGTGCTTCGTCGGCAACCGCGGCTGCATCCAGATCCATTCGGGTCCGATCAAGACCGTGAAGCCGATGGGGCCTTGGATCAACGTGATGGATCCCACCTTCCACCTGCATCTCAGAGCCGACCGGGTCTGCCAGCTTTGGGCGGTGCGAAAGCCGACCAAGGAAGGGCACGTCACGTCGCTCGAAGCCTATGACGCGCGCGGCGAACTGATCATCCAGTTCTTCGGCAAGCGGCATGAAGGCGAGGATGAGCGTCGCGACTGGCGGCAGCTTGTCGAGGCCATTCCGCGCCTCCAGCAGTCGATCGTCGCATGA
- the hemP gene encoding hemin uptake protein HemP yields the protein MRADHASTTTPAQKPSHAATRPGDVRLLKSSDLFGTDMEVQIDHDGTLYRLKITRQGKLILNK from the coding sequence GTGAGAGCGGATCACGCATCCACCACCACGCCGGCGCAGAAACCGAGCCATGCCGCTACGCGGCCTGGGGATGTGCGCCTGCTGAAGAGCAGCGACCTGTTCGGAACCGACATGGAAGTGCAGATCGACCATGACGGAACGCTCTACCGGTTGAAGATCACCCGGCAAGGCAAGCTGATCCTGAACAAATAG
- a CDS encoding TonB-dependent hemoglobin/transferrin/lactoferrin family receptor, with protein MAGYGAGRGEASLNRMRIGMLLAGVAVAGLNTQASAQNAVGEIETEADTSALVVETDAGPMTLLDRLTVVSRTSESPIEQMASVSQVDAAEISQRMATTPADVFFAVPGVNIQADAKRVASSINVRGLQDFGRVSVIVDGARQNFQRSGHGTQSLFFLDPNLIKQVDVVRGPVANTYGSGAIGGVVFFETKDAEDLLRPGETVAGSLTGQYESNGDGWTTSVVGAYRINDAVDVLGNVVWRDYSDYEDGAGTTVAGTGFDVLSGLAKATIRPSDFSELKLGWSGTSDNWTEGANTYDADLEQNTFSARYNLRDPAETWLDLHLNVSANLVDLDQTFLRDARQFSSETGLPIVIPAGSRTRYDLETYGIDLWNTSRFDTGLLQHELTYGGDWLQDDVVTSSPAGGSDVYTPSGQRQVYGAYLQNKMTYDWLEVIGALRYDGYRLDGTDAESEGDRLSPRLTVGVSPFESDALDGLQFYGTYAEGYRSPSVTETLISGLHPNGVVFPFLPNPDLRPETAKTWEIGINYSQDGIFQGGDTLRLKAAYFHNDIDDYIGGQTLSAFVPGSGCTFIPGPGSIPTCFQYQNFASAEIQGFELEAFYDQGRYFGGLSASFIEGFTLADGVRSDLVTEPSSQVTGQLGMRALDERLTFGGEVQHNIPPSGAAFNEDYTLVNVFVDYEATDNLRFNARVDNLFDERYANPLNATTTSTIFEPGVSFKVGLTARWGG; from the coding sequence ATGGCTGGATATGGGGCAGGTCGCGGCGAAGCGTCCTTGAACAGAATGCGCATCGGAATGCTTCTCGCGGGCGTCGCGGTGGCGGGTCTCAACACACAGGCAAGCGCCCAAAATGCCGTGGGCGAGATAGAGACCGAAGCCGATACATCGGCGCTTGTCGTCGAGACCGATGCAGGCCCGATGACGTTGCTCGATCGGCTGACGGTCGTGAGCCGAACCAGCGAATCTCCCATCGAGCAGATGGCATCCGTCAGCCAAGTCGATGCCGCCGAGATCAGCCAGCGCATGGCGACCACGCCCGCCGACGTGTTCTTCGCGGTCCCCGGCGTGAACATCCAGGCCGATGCCAAGCGAGTCGCATCATCGATCAATGTCCGCGGTTTGCAGGATTTCGGTCGCGTGTCCGTCATCGTCGACGGAGCGCGCCAGAACTTCCAGCGCTCGGGCCACGGCACGCAGAGCCTCTTCTTCCTCGATCCGAACCTGATCAAGCAGGTCGACGTGGTACGCGGACCGGTCGCAAACACCTATGGCTCGGGGGCGATCGGCGGCGTTGTGTTCTTCGAGACGAAGGATGCGGAGGACCTGCTGCGACCTGGCGAAACGGTCGCCGGTTCGCTGACCGGACAGTATGAGAGCAATGGCGACGGCTGGACGACGAGCGTCGTCGGTGCCTATCGCATCAACGACGCGGTCGACGTCCTCGGCAACGTCGTCTGGCGCGATTATTCCGACTACGAGGATGGCGCTGGCACGACGGTTGCCGGGACCGGCTTCGACGTCCTGAGCGGGCTTGCCAAGGCGACAATCCGGCCCAGCGATTTCAGCGAATTGAAACTCGGCTGGTCCGGCACATCCGACAACTGGACCGAAGGCGCCAACACTTACGACGCCGATCTCGAGCAGAACACCTTCTCGGCGCGCTACAATCTGCGCGACCCGGCCGAAACCTGGCTCGACCTGCATCTGAACGTCTCGGCAAACCTCGTCGACCTCGATCAGACATTCCTGCGCGATGCGCGCCAGTTCTCGTCCGAAACGGGTTTGCCGATCGTTATCCCGGCCGGGTCGCGGACCCGCTACGATCTCGAAACCTACGGCATCGACCTCTGGAACACGTCGCGCTTCGACACCGGCCTTCTCCAGCACGAGCTGACCTATGGCGGCGACTGGCTACAGGACGACGTGGTGACATCCAGTCCGGCAGGTGGCAGCGATGTCTACACGCCATCGGGCCAAAGGCAGGTCTACGGTGCCTATCTTCAGAACAAGATGACCTATGACTGGCTCGAAGTGATCGGTGCGCTGCGTTACGACGGCTACAGGCTGGACGGAACAGATGCCGAAAGCGAGGGCGACCGGCTGTCACCGCGCCTGACGGTCGGCGTGTCGCCGTTCGAAAGCGATGCGCTTGATGGGCTGCAGTTCTATGGCACCTATGCGGAAGGCTATCGCTCGCCGAGCGTCACGGAGACGCTGATCAGCGGTCTTCATCCGAACGGCGTCGTCTTTCCCTTCCTGCCGAACCCGGATCTGCGGCCCGAAACCGCCAAGACATGGGAAATAGGCATCAATTACAGCCAGGACGGTATCTTCCAAGGCGGCGATACGCTGCGCCTCAAGGCCGCCTATTTCCATAACGACATCGACGATTACATCGGCGGCCAAACGCTTTCTGCCTTCGTACCCGGAAGCGGCTGTACGTTCATCCCGGGCCCCGGCAGCATTCCCACCTGCTTCCAGTACCAGAACTTCGCATCGGCCGAGATCCAGGGTTTCGAGCTTGAAGCATTCTACGACCAGGGTCGCTATTTCGGCGGGCTTTCCGCATCCTTCATCGAAGGCTTTACTCTTGCCGACGGCGTGCGCTCCGATCTGGTGACGGAGCCGTCGTCGCAGGTGACCGGACAACTCGGGATGCGGGCTCTCGATGAGAGACTGACATTCGGCGGAGAGGTGCAGCACAACATCCCGCCGAGCGGCGCGGCCTTCAACGAAGACTATACGCTCGTGAATGTATTCGTCGACTACGAAGCGACCGACAATCTGCGCTTCAACGCCCGCGTCGACAACCTCTTCGACGAGCGCTACGCCAATCCACTCAATGCGACCACGACGAGCACGATCTTCGAACCCGGCGTCTCCTTCAAGGTCGGTCTCACGGCGCGCTGGGGAGGCTGA